In Carassius auratus strain Wakin chromosome 41, ASM336829v1, whole genome shotgun sequence, the DNA window CTTCAGAGGGGGAACAAAGAAAAATGAAACAGAAGCAATTTGGAAATAAGGGAATTTTTTTATAGTGATTCCCAGATCAAGAGAAGTTAACAAAATCTTtcatacagtgtatatatagatttaatatagtaaatatagatttttataattatgcaatagctagaaaatttattattttatttatattaatttatttatttaatatactgctaatatttttttaaacactaatcAAAAtagttatgaaaatatttaattaaagtaataaaaaagaaaaagaagtaaTGAAAGTATTGGGAACAATTATGAAAATGCATATTGTTGCATTTGTACTGATCTTGTGAAATTTTTTGGTATATTGATATTAACAAATCATATCTCTCGATGTAGGTTAGGACAGACACAGCTTAAAATCTTCACATGTGAATACTGCAATAAAGTCTTCAAgttcaaacattcactgcagGCTCACTTAAGAATCCACACCAATGAGAAACCATTCAAGTGCCCGCAGTGTGACTACGCCAGCGCTATAAAGGCCAATCTTAGTGTTCATATACGGAAACACACCGGCGAGAAATTCAGCTGTGAGCTGTGCTCATTTAATTGCCTCAGTAAAGGACACCTCAAAGTGCACGTGGAGCGAGTGCACAAAAAGATCAAGCAGCACTGCCGATTCTGCAAGAAGAAATACTCTGACGTGAAGAACCTTCTTAAACACATCCGCGAGACTCACGACATGAGCGACAAGAAAGTACAGGACTCCTACAATGAGTACAGCCTCCAGACCAGGGAGGGCAAGAGACAGCTTCTGTACAACTGTCAAATATGCGACCGCAAGTTCAAGAACGAGCTTGAGCGTGACCGTCACATGATGGTTCATGGCAACAAGAGACCCTTCGGCTGCGAGCTATGCGATCACGGCTCAACCAAATTCCAAGCCTTGCAAGCCCACATCCGAAAGCATCCCTTCATCTACGTGTGTGCCGTTTGCCAGGAAAAGTTTGTCAGCtctgtgcgacttaagtcgcatcTCAGAGAGTTCCACCCGGAATCTGATGAACCCTCTGCTTTTGCAGACTCCATCAATTCCAGCTTTTGCTTGCTTAAACCAGGCGACGACATTCAGAAGGACATGTTGAATCAGGATGAGCTTAAGATCACAGAAGAGCTGTCGCAGCTCAACGCCCAGGAACTGTTAACCACAGAAATGACTTGCTTGGGTCAAGAGGACCTTCAAACTCAATGCTCCGATAGTTTAGTGGTGGAGTCAGACCTTCTTGTACAGAACTCACAGGATGGAAATCCTGTTTCAGACAGTATGAATAAGATAGACACGTCTGCCGTAGCACAAACACAAGAGGTGGTCTGTGAAGATGAAATCAATTCCCAAAGGCTTCAAGAGTGCTGTATGACAGAAGATCAGAATCCTGCTCAAGAAACTGCACCTTTGACGCCTGAAAAACCCCAAACGCACTCAGAGCAGCTAGTATCAAATGACACATTTCCTCAAACCGAGAAAGAGGTGATTGTGCCACAAACTAACACCGATGAGGACTTACTCGTTTCAGAGCTAGAAGAAATATCTTCTTTCAAGCAGATTGTAGAGCAGATGCAAAAACGGCAGCTGAACATGGAAGTTTTTGAACGGATCCGGAAAGTGTATGGAGACCTTGAATGTGAATACTGCGgtatgaatatttaatatctaaTACAGGGGTGCCCAGTCCTGTTCCTAGAGATCCTATTATCTTGAAAAGTTTAGTTCTCTCAAATGACTGAACCGGCTAATCAAGATCTTCAGAAACTTGTTGTTAATTACAGACAGCCGTTTTGTGTAGGGTCGGAAATTAACTCACAGGTATTGGGTATCCCTGAACTATTATCTATTAATATCTCGCTTTTTTAAATAACACCTCCAACCCTAGTCTCCCTATAACTCTCTGTAATGGTTCCTCAACAGGGAAGCTTTTCTGGTATCAGGTGCACTACAATACGCATGTGCGAACGCACACCAAAGAGCACCTCCATTACTGTTCTCAGTGCAATTATTCCTCCATCACTAAAAACTGCCTGAAGCGGCATGTCATCCAGAGACACTCAGACATCCTGCTGAAGTGTCCCTCTGAAGGATGCCAGTACTGTACTCCTGACAAATACAAACTTCAGGCTCATCTCAAAACCCATTCGGACATTGTGAGTGTTGGTAGTCTTCTTATCCTTAAGATGTTGGTGAAATTGCTTCTTCGTCTGATCTTACGTCTTTCTCATCGTTAGATCAAACGAAGTTTTATATGCCCAGTATGTCAAGAGACGGTTCCCGAAGACAAAGTTAGAGCTCATATCAAAAGCAACCATCCGGGTAAgaacaaataaaacactgaaatgtcCCACAAGAGCCCTAAAGTAATGAATGTGCTGTTGCTGTATAGATGTGTCGCTGAACTACATCTCGGAAACGTTGGGACTACGTGTACATGTGAAAGGAGTGATCGGGAAACGAGCTTCCAAATGCCCGTACTGTGATTGCTTCTTCACAAGGAATGGGGCAGATCTTCAGCAGCACATATGGGCCCATGAAGGTGTTTTACTTACCGTGTTGTCAA includes these proteins:
- the LOC113059062 gene encoding zinc finger protein ZFAT-like isoform X2, whose translation is MCKICNLFSPSKPLLLSHVTETHSNEGGDPDSFIIALKPLTTQEPQNSEVVLKRKRGRPKGSTKKVQPEKVQKITPNQQEKESTAIQPLAGEPSEDGSDLECKKCNRVFSNRRQISKHICFVGLKEAAEEEEYGNNTDANKISDGEEEKERTPKKARAMRTDKPASAKDPESASGNKNPIISVVLTNHEAMPGASKIVPIEAAPAEPSTQTVADAGSQEGAMKRGYQEYAIQQAAYEAPLKSNRLGQTQLKIFTCEYCNKVFKFKHSLQAHLRIHTNEKPFKCPQCDYASAIKANLSVHIRKHTGEKFSCELCSFNCLSKGHLKVHVERVHKKIKQHCRFCKKKYSDVKNLLKHIRETHDMSDKKVQDSYNEYSLQTREGKRQLLYNCQICDRKFKNELERDRHMMVHGNKRPFGCELCDHGSTKFQALQAHIRKHPFIYVCAVCQEKFVSSVRLKSHLREFHPESDEPSAFADSINSSFCLLKPGDDIQKDMLNQDELKITEELSQLNAQELLTTEMTCLGQEDLQTQCSDSLVVESDLLVQNSQDGNPVSDSMNKIDTSAVAQTQEVVCEDEINSQRLQECCMTEDQNPAQETAPLTPEKPQTHSEQLVSNDTFPQTEKEVIVPQTNTDEDLLVSELEEISSFKQIVEQMQKRQLNMEVFERIRKVYGDLECEYCGKLFWYQVHYNTHVRTHTKEHLHYCSQCNYSSITKNCLKRHVIQRHSDILLKCPSEGCQYCTPDKYKLQAHLKTHSDIIKRSFICPVCQETVPEDKVRAHIKSNHPDVSLNYISETLGLRVHVKGVIGKRASKCPYCDCFFTRNGADLQQHIWAHEGLKPYKCSQCDYASRSKSNLKAHMNRHSTEKTHLCDLCGKKFKSKCTLKSHKLMHTADGKQFRCTECDFTAALRPHLLRHMEQHASFKPFRCAHCHYSCNISGSLKRHYNKKHPNAQYINAGTGVSSSETVIEQGGVKCPVCNYVYGTKWEMNRHLKSKHGLKVVETDSLGLNQWEVVESVEEPAMQYLHIAETEGPRGTETAVSALQDLRFNTQNGVVSAAAGDRLDPASVNILQQIIDLGSENHDAAVASVVAMAPGTVTVLEQVEQEEPQANHAMLIQDALQQATVGLGEEHHLVLSSDEMEGIKTVTVYTQEDASQFIVYVQESVQTEETSTV
- the LOC113059062 gene encoding zinc finger protein ZFAT-like isoform X3, whose product is MRTDKPASAKDPESASGNKNPIISVVLTNHEAMPGASKIVPIEAAPAEPSTQTVADAGSQEGAMKRGYQEYAIQQAAYEAPLKSNRLGQTQLKIFTCEYCNKVFKFKHSLQAHLRIHTNEKPFKCPQCDYASAIKANLSVHIRKHTGEKFSCELCSFNCLSKGHLKVHVERVHKKIKQHCRFCKKKYSDVKNLLKHIRETHDMSDKKVQDSYNEYSLQTREGKRQLLYNCQICDRKFKNELERDRHMMVHGNKRPFGCELCDHGSTKFQALQAHIRKHPFIYVCAVCQEKFVSSVRLKSHLREFHPESDEPSAFADSINSSFCLLKPGDDIQKDMLNQDELKITEELSQLNAQELLTTEMTCLGQEDLQTQCSDSLVVESDLLVQNSQDGNPVSDSMNKIDTSAVAQTQEVVCEDEINSQRLQECCMTEDQNPAQETAPLTPEKPQTHSEQLVSNDTFPQTEKEVIVPQTNTDEDLLVSELEEISSFKQIVEQMQKRQLNMEVFERIRKVYGDLECEYCGKLFWYQVHYNTHVRTHTKEHLHYCSQCNYSSITKNCLKRHVIQRHSDILLKCPSEGCQYCTPDKYKLQAHLKTHSDIIKRSFICPVCQETVPEDKVRAHIKSNHPDVSLNYISETLGLRVHVKGVIGKRASKCPYCDCFFTRNGADLQQHIWAHEGLKPYKCSQCDYASRSKSNLKAHMNRHSTEKTHLCDLCGKKFKSKCTLKSHKLMHTADGKQFRCTECDFTAALRPHLLRHMEQHASFKPFRCAHCHYSCNISGSLKRHYNKKHPNAQYINAGTGVSSSETVIEQGGVKCPVCNYVYGTKWEMNRHLKSKHGLKVVETDSLGLNQWEVVESVEEPAMQYLHIAETEGPRGTETAVSALQDLRFNTQNGVVSAAAGDRLDPASVNILQQIIDLGSENHDAAVASVVAMAPGTVTVLEQVEQEEPQANHAMLIQDALQQATVGLGEEHHLVLSSDEMEGIKTVTVYTQEDASQFIVYVQESVQTEETSTV